CCTATGGCATGCTCCTGTTTCTGCTGTCGGTCGGGATGTCGGTCACGCTCGGCCTGATGAATTTCGTCAATCTGGCGCACTGCGCCTTCGGCATGATCGGCGCTTACGTCGCCGTCATGCTGATGAAGGACTTCAACTGGAATTTCTTCGCCACGCTGCCCTTCGCCTTCCTCTCCGCGGCTCTGGTGAGTGTGGTCGTCGAGCGCACGCTTTATCGTAAACTGTACCGTGCTACCGATCTTGATCAGGTGCTGCTGACCATCGGCCTCGCCTTCATTTCGGTCGCCGCCGCCGCCTGGTTCTTCGGCACCACACAGCAGCCGGTCGCCATGCCGAGCTATATGCGCGGCTCGATCAACTTCCTTGGCCTGAACATCGGCATCTACCGCATGTTTCTGGTCGCTGTTGGTATCGTCGTGACCATCCTGCTGGTCATGACCCTGGAGCACACCCGCTTCGGCGCGCAGGTCCGCGCCGCGGTCGATAACCAGCGCATGGCGCGCGGCCTCGGCATCGACGTCGACCGCACCTTCGCCGTTACCTTCGCGCTCGGCTCCGGCCTCGCCGGTCTCGGCGGCGCGCTGGCGATCGAGATCGTCGGCCTCGATCCGCATTTCGCCTTCATCTATCTGGTCTATGTGCTGATCGTCGTTTCGGTCGGCGGCCTCGGTTCGATCGCCGGCTCGTTCGCCGCCGCCTGCCTCATCGGCATCAGCGACATCGCCGGCAAGTATTATGTGCCCGAGCTCGGTGGCTTCCTGATCTATCTGGTGATGGTGGCAGTGCTGATGTGGAAACCGGCCGGCCTGTTCGGGAAGCGGTCATGACAGTGCTCGATCCGGCCCACACCATGACGCCGCAAACCTACATGCAGCAACTGAGCCGCTGGCGCGCGCTCGAGATCGCGTTCTGGCTCGCGACGCTGCTGCCGTTCTGGCTGTTCCCGACTTACCTCTCGCTGGCGAGCCAGATCGCCATCACGGCGCTGTTCGCGCTGTCGCTCGATCTCATCCTCGGCTATGCCGGCATCGTCTCGCTCGGCCATGCCGCCTTCTTCGGCCTCGGGGCCTACTCAGCCGGCATTTTCACCAAATTCGTGTGGGGCGAGCCCTTCAGCGGCCTTCTGGTCGCAGCGCTCGTCGCTGGCGTGGTCGGCTACGCGTCGAGCTTCATCATCTCGCGCTTCCGGCACCTGACGCTGATCATGATCACGCTCGGCCTTGGCCTGTTGCTACACGAGGCGGCCAACAGCGCGAGCTGGCTGACCGGCGGCTCCGATGGCCTGCAGGGCGTGTCGATCCAGCCGGTGTTCGGCGTCTTCAAGTTCGATCTCTACGGCTACACCGCTTACGGCTACGCGCTCGGCATCCTGTTCCTGTGCTTCCTGTTCACGCGCCACCTGATCAATTCGCCCTTCGGCCTGGCGCTGCGCGGCATCCGCGAGAACTTCACGCGCATGCCGGCAATCGGTGCCGACAGCCGCGCCCATATCCGCAAGGTCTACACGATCTCGGCGATCATTGCCGGCATCGCCGGCGGCATCCTGGCGCAGACCACCGAGACGGTGGCCCTCGAAGTGCTCAGCTTCGAACGCTCCGCCGACGTCTTGGTGATGCTGGTGCTGGGCGGCGCCGGACGGCTCTATGGCGGACTGATCGGCGCCGCGGTGTTCCTGATCGCGCGCGACCAGTTCTCCGGCATCAATCCGCAGTACTGGTATTTCTGGATCGGCGTTCTGCTGGTGGTGGTGGTGATGCTGTTGCCGAACGGCATTCTCGGCGGCCTGTCTAAACTCACGGCGCGCTGGAGGCGCACATGAGCGCGCAAACGATTGCCCTTTCAGCGCGTGGCGTGCAGAAGAGCTTCGGCTCGCTGGTGGTGGCGCGCGACATCAATATCGATTTGCCGGTCGGCGCCCGCTACGCGCTCATCGGCCCGAACGGCGCCGGCAAGACCACGCTCATCAACCTGATGACCGGCATGCTGGTGCCGAACGCCGGCCAGATCGTGCTCGGCGGCGAAGACGTCACCGCGATGAAACCGCAGGCGCGCGTCAAGCGTGGGCTGGCGCGCACCTTCCAGATCAATACTCTGTTCGCCGGCCTCAACCCGCTCGAAGCCGTCACGCTCGCGGTGTGCGAGCGCCGCGGCATCGCCGGCCGCTTCTGGCAGAACATCGCCGGCAACAAGGACGCCATCGAGGAAGCCTACGAAATCCTCGCCAAGCTCAAGCTCGGCGACGCCGCGTATCAGACGACGCGCGAACTGCCCTATGGCCGCCAGCGCCTGCTCGAGATCGCACTGGCGCTGGCCACCAAGCCGAAGGTGCTGCTGCTCGACGAGCCGGCGGCCGGCGTGCCGGTCGAAGAGTCGGGCGAAATCTTCGAGGTCGTCGCCGGCCTGTCCGACGAACTGACTTTGCTGTTCATCGAACACGACATGCATGTCGTGTTCCGCTTCGCCACCCACATCATCGTGCTGGTCGGCGGCGCCATCTTCACGCAAGGTTCGCCCGCCGAAATCTCGACCGACCCCGGCGTGCGCGAGGTCTATCTGGGGACGCGCAAACATGGCTGATGCCCTCCTCCGACTGACCAACGTGACGGCGGGCTACGGCGACGCCGTGGTGCTCAACGACATTTCGCTGGAGATCGGGAATCACGGCGCACTCGCCGTGCTTGGCCGCAACGGCGTCGGCAAATCGACGCTGATGCTCACCATCATGGGCTTCACCCAGATGAAGGCCGGCCAGGTGTTCTGGCGCGGCCAGGATATCTCGCGGCAGCCGCCGCACTGGCGCGCCAATAACGGCATCGCCTGGGTGGCGCAGGAGCGCGAGATTTTCCCGTCGCTGTCGGTGGAGGAAAACCTCACGGTGGCAGCGCGCGGCGGCGAGTGGTCGCTCGAGGCGATCTACAGGATGTTTCCGCGCCTCAACGAGCGCAAGCGCAACATGGGCAACCAGCTCTCCGGCGGCGAGCAGCAGATGCTGGCGATCGCGCGCGCGCTGATGACCAACCCGTCGCTGCTCCTGCTCGACGAGCCGTTCGAGGGCCTCGCCCCGGTCATCGTCGAGGAACTGATCGGCGCGGTGAAGCTGATGCTCTCCGGTCAGAAGCTCGCCATCGTCCTCGTCGAGCAGCACACCGACGTGGCGCTGGAACTGACGGAAAACGCCGTCGTGCTGGAGCGCGGCGCGGTGATGCACCGGGCGCCGTCGGCCGAGCTGCAGAAGGATACCGAGACGCTGGAGCGCTATGTCGGCCTGCGGGTCGCGGCGGAGCATTGATATTCCTAGCTTCACCTCCCCTTGAAAAGGGGAGGTCGGTTTGCGCAGCAAACCGGGTGGGGATCGCTATGACCCCTCCCCGACCCTCCCCCTTTCAGGGGGAGGGAGAAGAAAGGCAGACGTCTTGACCCGGTCGCCATGCTCTTGCTTTATCCCCCCATGACCACCGACGCCCATTTCCTCGACCGCGACACCATCGCCGAGCTCACCGCCCGCATGTATCTCGACACCGGCGCGGTGCGGTTCATGGGCGACAAGCCCTTCATCTTCACTTCGGGCTGGGCGAGCCCGGTCTATAACGACTCGCGCTGGCTGATCTCCTTCCCGGACGTGCGCTCGGCGATCATGGGCTACATGGTCAACGCCATCGACCGCGACATCGGCCGGGACAAGCTCGACGCGGTGGCGGGCGGCGAGACCGCGGGCATCCCCTTCGCCGCCTGGGTCGCCGACCGCATGCACCTGCCGATGCAATATGTGCGCAAGAAGCCCAAGGGCTTCGGCCGCGGCGCGCAGATCGAGGGCGAACTCAAAGCCGGTCAGCGCGTGCTGCTGGTGGAAGATCTCGCCACAGACGGCCGCAGCAAGGTCAATTTCGTCAAGGCGATCCGCGACGCCGACGGCCATTGCGACCACTGCACGGTGATCTTCTTCTACAACATCTACAAAGAGGGCGAGAAGGTCCTCGGCGATCTCGGCGTCACGCTGCACTACCTGACGACCTGGCGCGACGTGCTGCGCGTCGCCAAGAAGATGGACCGCTTCGAGCCGAAGATGCTGGCCGAGGTCGAGAACTTCATCAACGATCCGGCCGGCTGGTCGAAAGCCCATGGCGGCGTTTCGACTGCCGCTGAATAAAGATGTGTAGGGTGGGTTAGCGCCGCGGGCGCGTAACCCACCGCCTGACGGCGGATTACGGCGCTCTGCGCCTAATCCGCCCTACTGCCAGATCGAGCGCGCTGAGGAAGCGCGACACATCCTGCCGCGATAAAGGCGGCGGCCCGCGCGTCACGGCGCCGGCGCTGCGCAAATCGGCCATCAGGTTGCGGCTCGCCAGCGCCATGCCGATGGCATCGTCGTCGAACACCTTGCCGGTCGGCGACAGCACACTGGAGCCGTTCTTGACGCAGCGCGCCGCCAGCGGAACATCGGCGGTAACGACGATGTCATGCCCGCCCGCCCGCTCGGCGATCCATTGGTCGGCGACGTCCGGGCCTTCCGGCACAATGACGCGCTCGATCAGCTCGCTGCGCGGCACATTCATGAACGAGTTGGCGACGATGAAAACCTTGAGCCCGTAGCGCTCGGCAACCCGGTACACCTCGTTCTTGACCGGGCAGGCATCCGCATCGACGAAAATCCGGATGACAGGGCTTGGCGGGTCTTCCATGAAATCAGCGGTCATGATCCAATTGCGGGCGCCGAGGGAGGCATCAATGGCCAAAAAGCGTTCCAAAACAAGGAAAAAGCTGCCGAAGCCGGTGCAGCCGCGCAAACCGGCCAAGCACAATGCGCGCCGTGCCGTATCGGCCAAAACCCGCGCCAAGAAGCCGAAGCAGAAATTCCACGTCAGCCATCACAACGAGGCCGACTTCGACCAGGGCCTGCGCTCTTACGCCAAATACCGCGATCTCGGCCTCGCCCTCGCCACCTCCGGCATGGTGCAGGCGCATGTCATCCGCTTCATTCCGCCGTTCAAGGCGGAGGACGTCGCGCATCCGCATTTTCATGACGTCGACCTGCAGATGATCTATGTGCTCAAGGGGTGGTACAAGACCGAGTTCGAAGGTGAAGGCGTGCACACCTTCACGGCCGGCTCGTGCTGGATCCAGCCGCCAAAGATCAAGCACACCGTGCTCGGCTATTCGGACGACTGCGAGCTATTGGAGATCGTGCTGCCGGCCGAGTTCGAGACGGTGATGCTGGAGAAGTAGCGCCGCTTCTTCTTACCCTCTCCCCATAGCCCGTCGAAGACGGGCGTAAACGCCCTTATGAGGGAGAGGGTGCCGAGCCGCTGTTGCGGCGAGGCGGGTGAGGGGGCGGATTTCGACGCGAACTGTGACCCCTCACCCGGCTCGCGCTTCGCTGCCGCTCAGCGCGATCCACCCTCTCCCTCAAGGGGAGAGGGGAAGAAAGCGCGCCGCTCACGTCTTGCCATTCTCCACATCGTCATCCGACAACACACGATAGGCCGCGCCTTCCATGTCGTTGTATTGGCCGCTGCGCAGCGACCAGAGGAAGGCGAACAGGCCGAGCAGGCCAAGGCCGAGCGCCAGCGGCAACAGATAGATGATGACGTTCATGTCACGCTCGTTTCTTCAGGCGATCCAACTTCCGTTCGTCCTCGCGAAAGCGGGGGCACAGACTCTGGATTCCCGCTTGCGCGGGAATGAACGGAGTTTTTGTCCGCTGCCGCGCCGGCATCCTTCGCATTCGCACGCAGCGCATTCAGCGTCACCAGCAGCGACGAACCGGACATCGCCGCCGCCGCAATCAACGGCGTCACCAGACCAGCGATAGCGACCGGCACGGCAATGGCATTGTAGATCACGGCGAGCCACAGGTTCTGCACCATCAGGTGGCGCGCGCGCCGCGAAATCGTGATGGCGTCGAGCACGGCCACCAGCCGCTCGCCGAGGAACACGGCGTCGGCATGCGCCTGCGTGACGTCGGCGGCCGAGATCGGTGACAGCGAGACATGCGCAGCCGCGAGCGACGGCGCGTCGTTGAGGCCGTCGCCGACCATCAGCACGCGACGGCCGCGCTGCTTGAGCGCATCGATGAAAGCGATCTTTTCCGCGGGATCGACGCCGCCCATCCATTGCGGAATGCCGAGCGCTTCAGCCACCGGCGCCACCGCTTCCCTGCGGTCGCCGGACAGGATGTGCAGGTCGAAGCCGAGATCGCACAGCGCCTGCACGGTCTCGATGGCGTCAGGCCGCAGACTTTGCGCGATCGCGAACGCCGCGGTGCGGTCGCCATGGCGGAAATAGATTTGGGAGACCCCCTCTCCGTTCGTCCCCGAAGAAACCTGGCAGAAGCCCGCACTACCCAATCGCATTTCGACGCCGTCAACGATGGCGTGCACGCCCTGCCCCGGCTCCTCCACCGCGCCATCGAACGGCGTGGTGCTCGTCGCCTCCTTGGCCAGCGCCATGGCCAGCGGATGCCGGCTCGATTGCGCCAGCCGCGACGCTGCCTGCATGACACCGGCATCGATGTCGGTATCATTGACGACGCGCGGCTCCGGCAAAGTCAGCGTGCCCGTTTTGTCGAACACGATGGTGTCGGCTTCGGCGAGGCGCTCGATGGCATCGCCGGCATTCAGGATGATGCCGCGCCGGAACAGCGCGCCGGAAGCAACGACCTGCACCGCCGGAATGGCCAGCGCCAGTGCGCAGGGACAGGTGATGATCAACACCGCGATGGCGATCAGGATCGAGTCGTGCGCCGACGCGCCAAAGAGCCACCAGCCGAGGAAGGTCAGCGCGGCGGTGAGATGCACCACCGGCGAATAGATGCGCGCCGCCTCGTCGGCGAGACGCCGCGTGCGCGACTTGGCGCTGGCGGCCTTGTCCAGCAGCTTCTCGATCTCGTCGAGCAACGAATTGCCGCCGCCGGCGGTGACCCGCATGGTCAGCGTGCCGGTGAAGTTGAGGCTGCCGGCATAGACCTTGGCGCCGGCCTTGATGGCGCGGCGCGCGGTCTCGCCGGTGATCAGGCTTTCGTCGATCTCGGACGTGCCGTTGATCACCTCGCCGTCCGCAGGCACGCGCTCGCCCGGCTTGACCAGAATGCGATCACCGGCGCGCAGCGACCCCGCCAGCACATTGACCAGCTCGCCATCGACGAAGCGATGCGCGGTGTCGGCCCGCAACGCGGCGAGATTACCGGCGGTGGCACGCGTGCGCCGGCGCATCGCATGCTCGAGCGCACGGCCGACCAGCAAGAAGAACAGCAGCATCAGCGCCGAGTCGAAGTAAGCGTGCTCGGCGTGATTGGCGGTCTCAACCACCGACATGCCGAGCGCCAGAATGACGCCGAGCGAAATCGGCACGTTCATGTTGAGCGTGCCGGCGCGCAGCGCCGCCCATGCGCTGGTGAAGAACGGCTGGCCCGCATAGGCCGCCGCTGGCAGCGCAATCAGCGCCGAAGCCCAGTGGAAGAAATCGCGCGTTTCGGGCGTGATGTCGGTGACATTGCCCGACCACACCGACACCGACAGCAGCATCACATTCATTGCGGCGAAGCCGGCCACCGCGAGACAGCGCGTCAGCCGGCGCGTCTCGGCCGCTTCTTCTTCTTCGGCGCGCAGCGGCACGAAGGGATGGCCGCGATAGCCGCTGGAGCGCAGGGCATCGAAGATGCGCGCCGGTTCGTCGAGCGCATCGGACCAGGCGACATGCAGACGGCGGTTGGTGTAGTTGACCCGCGCCTCGGTGACGCCGGGCAAATTCTTCATCGCATGCTCAATACGCGCAATGCATGCACCGCATGTGATACCCTCCACGGCTACATCCATGCCATGGGTGCCGTCGGCTTCCGGCTTGACGTAAGGCGAGACGTCGAGGGTTTCGGTCATATGCGGCTCGCCTACTTCAACGTCACCCGGCTGCGCGAGCGGAACACGCGCTCGCCGTCACGCTCGAGGTCGATGACCAGTTCCCATTGTCCGGCGGGCGCTGTCGCGACGCCATGAAACTGCCCGGCGCCGATGAGGCTGAGCGGCACGTCGTGATCGCGCCGCGCATCGGCCGGGTGTTCGAGATGCGCCACGGCGGCAAGACCCGTGACCGGCTCGCCCTTGGCGTCACGCACCGCGATGTCGAGAACGGCCTCGCCGGCCTTGTCATGGATCAGCTTGCCGTCGACCCGCCAGTTGCGCGCCGACTGCTTTTCAGCGGCGGCGATCTCCTGCTTGAACTGGAGCCCGGCCTTGTACGAACTCGAGGTCTGCACGCCGCCGAAGGTCGAGGTTGCCGCCTTCACCATCACGGCGTTAACGCCCATGACCAGGGCAAAGAAGCCGATCAGCGAGAACAGGACGGTCCGGCCCGTCACTTCGCGCGGCTTGGTGTCGTGCGGCTGTGCCATGTTATCTCCTCTCAGGACCGAAGAAGTGATCGCGCACCTGCGCCACGGCGCCGGAGTCGATATCGATCAGGCTGAACAGAATCGATGTCGAGGCCGCCGGCGGCGTCTGGCTGTAATCGGTGACCAGCACGCGCACTTCCTTGGTCTGGTCCGGGCCGACCGAGACGAGCTGCCGGCCGTCGGCGCGCGGCGGCAGGCCGACATAGTCGATCAGCGTTGACGGCAGGCCCTCCACGGCGACGATGAAGTCGCGCGATTTGAGCTGCTTATTGACGATGCGGATGGTGTAGCCGTTGCGCAATGAGCCGTCCGACAGCCGCACGAACATCGGGTTGCGGTCGTGGATGACGCTGATGCCTTCCGAGCCGCGCGTCGCCAGCGCATAAAGCATGACGCCGCCGGCAACGGCGATGATCGCAGCATAAAGCGACGTGCGCCAGCGGATCAGCCTGTACGTCGAAGGCTTGCCCTCCTGACGCGCCTTGATGTTGAGGTCGGTGTCATAGGCGATCAGACGTGTCGGACGGCCGAGCTTGGCCATGATATTGTCGCAGGCGTCGATGCACAGCCCGCACTGGATGCAGCCGAGCTGCGAGCCCTGGCGAATGTCGATGCCAGTCGGGCAGACATGCACGCATTGCAGGCAGTCGACGCAATCGCCGGCGCGCTCGCCGTGCGCCTTCATCTGCTCGGCCTTCTTGGCCGACATGCGCGGCTCGCCGCGATCGTAACGATAGGTGACGTTCAGCGCATATTCGTCGGTCAGCGCCGCCTGAATGCGCGGCCACGGGCACATATAGAGGCAGACCTGCTCGCGCATGTGGCCGGCAAGCGCATAGGTCGTGAAGGTGAGAATGCCGATCCAGGCATAGGCCACGAACGGCGCATTGCCCGTGGCAAGATCCTTCACCAAAGTCGGGGCATCGGCAAAATAAAGAACCCAGGCGCCGCCGGTCCACCACGCCACCATCAACCACAGGAAATGCTTAGCGCCCTTGCGCGCGTAGGTCTCGAGCGTCCACGGCTGCGACTCGCGCTTCATGTGCTCGCGGCGATCGCCCTCGGTGAAGCGCTCGATCGCCATGTAGAGATCGGTCCACACCGTCTGCGGGCACAGATAGCCACACCAAACGCGGCCGGCGAGCGCATTCATCAGGAACAGGCCGATGGCGGCGAGGATCAGGAGACCGGTGAGGTAGTAGACCTCCTGCGGCCACAGTTCGATGAAGAAGAAATAGAAGCGGCGGTTCGGGAAATCGATCAGCACCGCCTGCGACGGCGCGTTCGGCCCGCGATCCCAGCGCACGAAGGGCAGCAGATAATAGATGCCCAGGGTGATGAGCAGCACCGCCCATTTGATGCGGCGGAAGGTGCCATGCACGCTCTGCGGATAGATTTTGCGGCGCGCGGCGTAGAGCGGAATGTCGTCGATATCGTCATCGGCCGACGGTGGCGATGGCGGAGGGGCCGCGGCCTTGACCTCGGATTGCCGCACCAGTTCTTCAAGTTGTGTCATGATCGCTTCCGCCGGAATTACGCGGCAAATCTAGACTCGCCGTAATCTGGCACCTTGATCTGCCTCAAGCAAAAATCCCGGCCGAGCGGCCGGGATTTTCCTTTGTTGTCAGTACCTTGTCAGAGCTAGTGACTGGCTACTTCTCGCCGCCGCCGAAACCATAGACATAGACGGCCAGCGCCTTGATCACCGGCTCGGAAAGGCGGCCTTCCCAGACCGGCATGACGCCGCCGCGGCCGTTCTGAAGGCCCTGCACGATGGTCGCCTTGTCGGAGCCGTAGAGCCAGATCTTGTCGGTCAGGTTCGGGGCGCCAACCTCGCGGTTACCCTTGCCGGCGTCGCCGTGGCAGACCGCGCAGTTGTCGGCAAAGACCTTCTGACCGGCCTTGAGATCGGCGCCGGCTTCGGTCGGCAGACCCGACAGCGAGCGCGCATAGTCGGCGACGTTCGACATTTCGGCGGGCTTCAGCACGTCCTTGAAGGGCGGCATGTTGCCCTGCCGGCCGCTGTCGTGACCGCCGCGGATGCCGAAGCGGATGGTCTGCTCGATATCCGCGAGCTTGCCGCCCCACAGCCAGTCGTCGTCATTGAGGTTGGGATAGCCCTTGGCGCCGCCGCCGCCGGCGCCGTGGCACGGCGCGCAGTTGTCGGCGAAGGCAACGCGTCCTTGCGCCCGCGCGAAGTCGATCAGTTGCGGGCTGGCGGCGATGTCGGCCGTCGAGGCCGACGCCAGTTGCTGCATCATCGGCCCGCGCATCGCGTGCAGGGCGGTGATGTCCTCGACCACGGCGGCGCGCGAGTTGTAGCCGAACATGCCCTTGGTCGCGTCGCTCACCAGCGGCCAGGCCGGGTAGACGACCCAATAGCCGATCGACCAGATGATGGTGAGGTAGAAGGTCCACAGCCACCACCGCGGCAGCGGCGTATTGAGCTCACGCAACCCATCCCATTCATGACCGGTGGTCGCGGTACCGGTCAGGGCGTCGATCTGTTTGTGTTCCTCAGCCACGGCTCAGTCCTCCCGCAGCGGAATGCGCGCTGCTTCGTCGAATTGCTTCTTTCGCGATGGCCAGAAGGCGTAGACGACCACGGCGAGAAAGATCGCGGTGAAGTAGATGAGTCCCCAGGTCTGGGCGAACTCGGCGGCGGCTTTGTAGGTCGGATCCATATCAATTCACCTTGACGGTCACCGGATATTGGCTTTGTCGTCGTACATCTTGAAGTCGACCGACGTGCCGAGCATCTGCAGATACGCAATCAGCGCATCGGCTTCGGTCACGCGGGCGGGATTGCCGTCGAAGTCGCGTGCCAGCGCCTTGGGATAGCGCTTGACGAGATCGGCGGCGTCCGGGTTGTCGACCGTTGCCTGCACCTCGACATCCTTGGTCGCGCTCTCGATCATCTCCGGCGTATAAGGAACGCCGAGCAGCGCCTGAACCTTCATGTCCTCGGCGACGTGCTTGAAGTCGAGATCGGCCTTGGCGAGGAAGCTGTAGGCCGGCATCACCGAGCCTGGCACCACCGCGCGCGGATCGGCCAGATGGTCGCGGTGCCAGTCGTCGGAGTACTTGCCACCAACGCGAGCGAGATCGGGACCGGTGCGCTTCGAGCCCCATTGGAACGGGCGGTCATACATGCTCTCGGCCGCCAGCGAGTAGTGGCCGTAGCGTTCGACCTCGTCGCGCAGCGGACGGATCATCTGCGAGTGGCAAAGGTAGCAGCCCTCGCGGACGTAGATGTTGCGGCCGGCGAGTTCGAGCGGCGTATAGGGCCGCACGCCCGCGACCTTCTCGATCGTATTCTTGAGATAGAACAGCGGCACGATCTCGACCAGACCGCCGACGGCTATCACCAAGAGAATGCCGATAACGAGAACGATGGAGTTCTTCTCGAAGATGGCGTGTTTTTGCCAAAGTGACATTGTCGTCCCCGTTTATTCGGCAGGCTGGAGCCGGATTTCGGCTTCACCGGCGACGGCTTTGGAGTTCACCGTCATCCAGAGATTGAAGACCATGATCAGAGCGCCGCTGAGGAACAGGAGTCCGCCGAGCGCACGGATCACATAGAAGGGATGCATGGCCTCGACCGTTTCCACGAAGGAGTATTCGAGGAAGCCGAGCGAGGTGTAGGCGCGCCACATCAGACCCTGCAGGATGCCCGACACCCACATCGCGGTGATGTAGAGCACGATGCCGATGGTCGAGATCCAGAAGTGCCAGTTGACGAGCTTGAGCGAGTAGAGCTTGCGGTTCCACAGCCACGGCACGAGGCAGTAGATGGCGCCGAAGGAGATGTAGGCGACCCATCCGAGCGCGCCGGAGTGGACGTGGCCGATGGTCCAGTCGGTGTAGTGCGACAGCGAGTTCACCACCTTCACCGACATCATCGGACCTTCGAAGGTCGACATGCCGTAGAAGGCGACCGACACCACCATCATGCGCAAGACCGGATCGGTACGCAGTTTGTCCCAGGCACCCGACAGCGTCATGATGCCGTTGATCATGCCGCCCCAGGAGGGCATCCACAGCATGATCGAGAAGGTCATGCCGAGCGTCTGCGCCCAGTCCGGCAACGCCGTGTAGTGCAGGTGATGCGGGCCCGCCCAGATGTAGAGGAAGATCAGCGCCCAGAAGTGGATGATCGACAGCCGGTAGGAATAGACCGGACGATCGGCCCGCTTCGGGATGAAGTAGTACATGATGGCGAGGAAGCCGGCGGTGAGGAAGAAACCGACCGCGTTATGGCCGTACCACCATTGCACCATCGCATCCTGCACGCCCGACCACACGATGTAGGACTTGGGCGAGAACAGAGAAACCGGCACTGTCGCATTGTTGCCGAGGTGCAGGACCGCGATGGTGACAATGAAGGCAAGGTAGAACCAGTTGGCCACGTAGATATGCGGCTCGGACCGCCGCCAGATCGTGGCCAGGAACACCAGCAGATAGACGACCCAGACGACCGTCAGCCACAGGTCCGAGTACCATTCGGGTTCGGCGTATTCCTTGCCCTGCGTCACGCCGAGCAGATAGCCGGTGCCGGCAATGACGATAAAGAAGTTATAGCCGAGCACGACGAACCACGGCGCCAGATCGCCGGCGAGTCGCGCGCGGCAGGTGCGCTGCACGACATAGAACGACGTCGCCAGAAGCACGTTGCCGCCGAAGGCGAAGATCACGGCGGAGGTGTGCAGCGGGCGCAAACGGCCGAAGCTGGTCCATGGCAAGTCGAGGTTCAGCGCCGGATAAGCGAGTTGCAGCGCGATCACGACGCCGACCAGGAAGCCGGCCACACCCCAGAACACGGCTGCGATGGTGGCGAATTTCACAGGACCCAAATTGTAGTTCGGGCGGCCATCGGCGGTGACCAGCGCGGGCCTTTCGGCCGGGCGATCGAAGTACCGATTCGCGATGGCAAAGACCGCCGCGATGCTCGCGGCCGTAAAGAGGTAGGCGTGGAATGCGTACTCAGGCGTATAGGCCTTGGCAGCGATCACGATCGACAGCAGCGCGAGGGCGGAAAATGCCAGCGCCAAGCCGCCTTCGCCGATCGTCATTCTTTTTTGGGGAGCGAGCGCGTTCGCCATGATGGAGGTTCCGTTGAATGGCTGGCCGGAGGGAATGCTGGCCGCGACGGAATATCCGGGACCGGCGCGCCGGTAGCCTTGATGAAT
The Pseudolabrys sp. FHR47 genome window above contains:
- the ccoO gene encoding cytochrome-c oxidase, cbb3-type subunit II, which gives rise to MSLWQKHAIFEKNSIVLVIGILLVIAVGGLVEIVPLFYLKNTIEKVAGVRPYTPLELAGRNIYVREGCYLCHSQMIRPLRDEVERYGHYSLAAESMYDRPFQWGSKRTGPDLARVGGKYSDDWHRDHLADPRAVVPGSVMPAYSFLAKADLDFKHVAEDMKVQALLGVPYTPEMIESATKDVEVQATVDNPDAADLVKRYPKALARDFDGNPARVTEADALIAYLQMLGTSVDFKMYDDKANIR
- a CDS encoding heavy metal translocating P-type ATPase produces the protein MTETLDVSPYVKPEADGTHGMDVAVEGITCGACIARIEHAMKNLPGVTEARVNYTNRRLHVAWSDALDEPARIFDALRSSGYRGHPFVPLRAEEEEAAETRRLTRCLAVAGFAAMNVMLLSVSVWSGNVTDITPETRDFFHWASALIALPAAAYAGQPFFTSAWAALRAGTLNMNVPISLGVILALGMSVVETANHAEHAYFDSALMLLFFLLVGRALEHAMRRRTRATAGNLAALRADTAHRFVDGELVNVLAGSLRAGDRILVKPGERVPADGEVINGTSEIDESLITGETARRAIKAGAKVYAGSLNFTGTLTMRVTAGGGNSLLDEIEKLLDKAASAKSRTRRLADEAARIYSPVVHLTAALTFLGWWLFGASAHDSILIAIAVLIITCPCALALAIPAVQVVASGALFRRGIILNAGDAIERLAEADTIVFDKTGTLTLPEPRVVNDTDIDAGVMQAASRLAQSSRHPLAMALAKEATSTTPFDGAVEEPGQGVHAIVDGVEMRLGSAGFCQVSSGTNGEGVSQIYFRHGDRTAAFAIAQSLRPDAIETVQALCDLGFDLHILSGDRREAVAPVAEALGIPQWMGGVDPAEKIAFIDALKQRGRRVLMVGDGLNDAPSLAAAHVSLSPISAADVTQAHADAVFLGERLVAVLDAITISRRARHLMVQNLWLAVIYNAIAVPVAIAGLVTPLIAAAAMSGSSLLVTLNALRANAKDAGAAADKNSVHSRASGNPESVPPLSRGRTEVGSPEETSVT
- a CDS encoding cbb3-type cytochrome c oxidase subunit 3 — protein: MDPTYKAAAEFAQTWGLIYFTAIFLAVVVYAFWPSRKKQFDEAARIPLRED
- a CDS encoding FixH family protein; amino-acid sequence: MAQPHDTKPREVTGRTVLFSLIGFFALVMGVNAVMVKAATSTFGGVQTSSSYKAGLQFKQEIAAAEKQSARNWRVDGKLIHDKAGEAVLDIAVRDAKGEPVTGLAAVAHLEHPADARRDHDVPLSLIGAGQFHGVATAPAGQWELVIDLERDGERVFRSRSRVTLK
- the ccoG gene encoding cytochrome c oxidase accessory protein CcoG, yielding MTQLEELVRQSEVKAAAPPPSPPSADDDIDDIPLYAARRKIYPQSVHGTFRRIKWAVLLITLGIYYLLPFVRWDRGPNAPSQAVLIDFPNRRFYFFFIELWPQEVYYLTGLLILAAIGLFLMNALAGRVWCGYLCPQTVWTDLYMAIERFTEGDRREHMKRESQPWTLETYARKGAKHFLWLMVAWWTGGAWVLYFADAPTLVKDLATGNAPFVAYAWIGILTFTTYALAGHMREQVCLYMCPWPRIQAALTDEYALNVTYRYDRGEPRMSAKKAEQMKAHGERAGDCVDCLQCVHVCPTGIDIRQGSQLGCIQCGLCIDACDNIMAKLGRPTRLIAYDTDLNIKARQEGKPSTYRLIRWRTSLYAAIIAVAGGVMLYALATRGSEGISVIHDRNPMFVRLSDGSLRNGYTIRIVNKQLKSRDFIVAVEGLPSTLIDYVGLPPRADGRQLVSVGPDQTKEVRVLVTDYSQTPPAASTSILFSLIDIDSGAVAQVRDHFFGPERR
- the ccoP gene encoding cytochrome-c oxidase, cbb3-type subunit III, producing the protein MAEEHKQIDALTGTATTGHEWDGLRELNTPLPRWWLWTFYLTIIWSIGYWVVYPAWPLVSDATKGMFGYNSRAAVVEDITALHAMRGPMMQQLASASTADIAASPQLIDFARAQGRVAFADNCAPCHGAGGGGAKGYPNLNDDDWLWGGKLADIEQTIRFGIRGGHDSGRQGNMPPFKDVLKPAEMSNVADYARSLSGLPTEAGADLKAGQKVFADNCAVCHGDAGKGNREVGAPNLTDKIWLYGSDKATIVQGLQNGRGGVMPVWEGRLSEPVIKALAVYVYGFGGGEK